In Thermodesulfobacteriota bacterium, the following proteins share a genomic window:
- a CDS encoding response regulator translates to MRDPLPAILLVEDDPNDVLLIQRAFRKAKLGNPVHVARDGEEALSCLAGTGSYADRVRYPYPVLVLLDLKLPRKSGHEVLQWLRGQEGLRRTPVVVLTSSKESADVDRAYDLGANSYLVKPVSADALFEMVQGLRLYWLILNENPQVLLREGGGG, encoded by the coding sequence ATGCGCGATCCCCTGCCGGCGATCCTTCTGGTGGAAGACGACCCCAACGACGTCCTCCTCATCCAGCGGGCCTTTCGCAAGGCCAAACTCGGGAACCCCGTCCATGTGGCCCGTGACGGCGAGGAGGCTCTGTCCTGTCTGGCGGGAACCGGCTCCTACGCCGACCGGGTGCGCTACCCCTACCCCGTGCTCGTGCTCCTCGACCTCAAGCTTCCCCGCAAATCGGGCCACGAGGTGCTCCAGTGGCTGCGGGGGCAGGAGGGGCTTCGCCGCACCCCCGTGGTGGTGCTTACCTCGTCCAAGGAGTCGGCCGACGTGGACCGGGCCTACGACCTGGGGGCCAACTCCTACCTCGTCAAGCCCGTCTCCGCCGACGCGCTCTTCGAGATGGTGCAGGGGCTCCGGCTCTACTGGCTCATCCTGAACGAGAACCCCCAGGTGCTCCTCCGGGAAGGGGGCGGCGGGTGA
- a CDS encoding HAMP domain-containing sensor histidine kinase: MRSLQPHQTIVLGYLLAAGAWIALSDLAVALIAASPATVGLLQTMKGWGFVLATGSVLYWLLRQHRAEQERATRAREAGLRSANRELERRVRERTAELESFVHSVTHDLRAPLRAMEGFAQALVEDCGAQLDDAGREYARRIAASASTMDALIRELLDYSRLSREDVRPEELPLGAVLRAAVAKREDEIRQRGATVEIAEPLPAVRAPGALLLRVVTNLLDNALKFVAPGTVPRVRVWALAEGGRVRLWIADNGIGVPPEHRERIFRVFERLHGVETYPGLGMGLAYVQKAVERMGGTAGMEPEPGGGSRFWLEVPGSPPGNAGVSSPMAESGSRPS; this comes from the coding sequence ATGAGATCACTTCAGCCCCACCAGACCATCGTGCTCGGATACCTTCTCGCCGCCGGCGCCTGGATCGCTCTTTCCGACCTGGCGGTGGCCCTCATCGCCGCGTCTCCGGCCACCGTCGGCTTGCTCCAGACCATGAAGGGATGGGGTTTCGTCCTCGCCACGGGGAGCGTGCTGTATTGGCTCCTGCGGCAGCACCGTGCCGAGCAGGAGCGCGCCACCCGAGCGCGGGAGGCCGGGCTGAGAAGCGCGAACCGGGAACTGGAGCGGCGCGTCCGCGAGCGCACGGCCGAACTCGAGAGCTTCGTCCACTCCGTGACCCACGACCTGCGGGCCCCTCTTCGGGCCATGGAGGGGTTTGCCCAGGCGCTCGTCGAGGACTGCGGCGCGCAGCTCGACGACGCGGGCCGGGAGTATGCCCGCCGCATCGCCGCTTCGGCCAGCACCATGGACGCCCTGATCCGCGAGCTCCTGGACTACAGCCGACTCTCCCGGGAAGACGTGCGGCCCGAGGAGCTTCCCCTGGGCGCGGTCCTGCGGGCGGCGGTGGCCAAACGCGAAGACGAAATCCGCCAACGGGGAGCCACGGTGGAAATCGCGGAACCCCTGCCCGCGGTGCGGGCGCCCGGCGCGCTGCTCCTGCGGGTGGTGACGAACCTCCTGGACAACGCGCTGAAGTTCGTGGCCCCCGGAACCGTGCCCCGGGTCCGGGTGTGGGCCCTGGCGGAGGGCGGCCGGGTGCGCCTATGGATCGCCGACAACGGCATCGGCGTCCCGCCGGAGCACCGGGAGCGCATCTTCCGCGTCTTCGAGCGCCTCCACGGGGTCGAGACTTACCCCGGCCTGGGCATGGGGCTGGCCTACGTGCAGAAAGCCGTGGAGCGCATGGGGGGAACGGCGGGGATGGAGCCCGAGCCCGGCGGAGGGAGCCGGTTCTGGCTGGAGGTGCCCGGGAGTCCGCCGGGGAACGCGGGGGTTTCCAGCCCAATGGCAGAAAGCGGGAGCCGTCCGTCGTGA
- a CDS encoding nucleotidyltransferase domain-containing protein — MTRRLVERFRPERIILFGSHAWGEPGEDSDVDLLVIVHESDAPPHRRAAEAYRSLRGVEIPVDVLVRTQAEMDRYRHVHASLECEALERGRVLYGRRQGAARARVAEQGPA, encoded by the coding sequence GTGACACGACGGCTGGTCGAGCGCTTCCGCCCCGAAAGGATCATCTTGTTCGGCTCTCACGCGTGGGGGGAGCCCGGGGAAGATAGCGACGTGGACCTGCTGGTCATCGTCCACGAGAGCGACGCGCCGCCTCACCGGCGGGCAGCCGAGGCCTATCGGAGCCTGCGCGGCGTGGAGATCCCGGTCGATGTGCTGGTCCGCACGCAAGCCGAGATGGATCGCTACCGGCACGTGCATGCATCCTTGGAGTGTGAGGCGCTGGAACGTGGGAGAGTCCTCTATGGCCGACGCCAAGGGGCAGCTCGTGCGAGGGTGGCTGAGCAAGGCCCTGCGTGA
- a CDS encoding response regulator: MTAARTAHQLNGILTVISGNTELALLEGAALGDSARHSLEQVLEACRKGRDLVRELQARSRSEAGSHGSSVPSAEGGSAVPTRANLRPGLRVLLLDDEGPVARVGASLLEFLECSVCVTNQVQDAFEALGAAEEPFHLALLDYHLPEMGGEELVREVRRRAPETAVVVASGACAGLDRERLRALGVRAFLPKPFRAADLALLLQGL; the protein is encoded by the coding sequence GTGACGGCGGCCCGGACGGCCCATCAGCTCAACGGGATTCTGACGGTGATCAGCGGCAACACGGAGCTGGCGCTCCTGGAGGGGGCCGCCCTGGGCGACTCCGCCCGCCACAGCCTGGAGCAGGTACTAGAAGCCTGCCGCAAGGGGCGCGATCTGGTGAGGGAGCTCCAGGCCCGGAGCCGCAGCGAAGCCGGTTCGCATGGCTCCTCCGTGCCGAGCGCCGAGGGTGGTTCCGCCGTTCCCACCCGCGCGAACCTGCGCCCAGGCCTGCGGGTGCTCCTTCTCGACGACGAAGGGCCGGTTGCCCGGGTGGGCGCCAGCCTCCTCGAGTTCCTCGAGTGCTCGGTATGCGTCACGAACCAGGTTCAGGATGCCTTCGAGGCCTTGGGCGCGGCAGAAGAGCCCTTCCACCTGGCCCTGCTCGACTACCACTTGCCGGAAATGGGGGGAGAGGAGCTCGTGCGCGAGGTACGCAGGCGCGCCCCCGAGACGGCCGTGGTGGTGGCGTCGGGCGCCTGCGCGGGTCTGGATCGAGAGCGTCTGCGCGCCCTCGGCGTGCGGGCGTTCCTGCCCAAGCCCTTCCGGGCCGCCGACCTCGCCTTGCTGCTCCAGGGCTTGTGA
- a CDS encoding sigma-54 dependent transcriptional regulator — MARILIIDDDPLFCDLLLRQCARLGHEARCAHTLAEGFSQADRELPDVVFLDVMLPDGNGLQAIPRLRQLPSAPEVVIVTGAGDPDGAELAITSGAWDYVEKGDSFQAVVLALTRAVQYHLEKSAPSKTRLLEREGILGDSPPLRDCLRLLARAADSETNVLVTGETGTGKELFAWAVHRNSRRAKGNFVVVDCTALPETLVEGMLFGHRKGAFTGATEDRIGLVKQADGGTLFLDEVSEMPLSLQKTFLRALQERRFRPVGAEREVTSDFRLVAATNRDLDDLVRQGTFREDLLFRLRGFALHLPPLRERGADVRELARRHVARLCERDGLATKGFSPDFFPTLERHTWPGNVRELVQALERAVAAAGDPPTRIPVHLPPEVRVRAARAALTPKARSAPAQAPAPVVSNNGALPTLKEFRETTTAEYLSALVQTAGRDPRNACRVSGLSRSRLYELLQKHELSLGA, encoded by the coding sequence ATGGCGCGCATCCTCATCATCGACGACGACCCGCTCTTCTGCGACCTGCTGCTCCGCCAGTGCGCCCGCCTGGGCCACGAGGCCCGGTGCGCCCACACCCTGGCCGAGGGGTTCTCCCAAGCGGACCGGGAGCTCCCTGACGTCGTCTTTCTCGACGTGATGCTTCCCGACGGCAACGGGCTCCAGGCGATTCCCCGGCTGCGGCAGCTCCCTTCGGCGCCAGAAGTCGTCATCGTCACCGGCGCCGGCGACCCGGACGGGGCCGAGCTCGCCATCACCAGCGGCGCCTGGGACTACGTGGAGAAGGGCGATTCCTTCCAGGCGGTCGTCCTGGCTCTGACCCGGGCCGTGCAGTATCACCTGGAGAAGTCCGCCCCGAGCAAGACGCGGCTTCTGGAGCGGGAAGGCATCCTGGGGGACAGCCCGCCGCTGCGGGACTGCTTGCGGCTGCTGGCCCGGGCCGCGGACAGCGAGACCAACGTCCTCGTCACGGGAGAGACCGGCACGGGCAAGGAGCTCTTCGCGTGGGCGGTGCATCGGAACAGCCGCCGCGCCAAGGGAAACTTCGTGGTGGTGGACTGCACCGCGCTGCCCGAGACCCTGGTGGAGGGCATGCTCTTCGGCCACCGGAAGGGGGCCTTCACCGGCGCCACCGAGGACCGGATCGGCCTCGTCAAGCAAGCCGATGGCGGCACCCTCTTCCTCGACGAAGTCTCGGAGATGCCCCTCTCCCTCCAGAAGACCTTCCTGCGCGCCCTCCAGGAACGGCGCTTCCGCCCTGTGGGCGCCGAGCGCGAGGTGACGAGCGACTTTCGCCTGGTGGCCGCCACCAATCGGGACCTGGACGACCTGGTCCGGCAGGGCACGTTTCGCGAAGATCTCCTCTTTCGCCTGCGGGGTTTTGCGCTGCACCTTCCGCCCCTGCGGGAGCGCGGCGCCGACGTGCGCGAGCTCGCCCGCCGCCACGTGGCGCGGCTTTGCGAGCGCGACGGGCTGGCGACCAAGGGCTTTTCGCCCGATTTCTTCCCGACCCTCGAGCGCCACACCTGGCCCGGCAACGTGCGCGAGCTCGTGCAGGCCTTGGAGCGCGCCGTGGCCGCGGCCGGCGACCCCCCCACCCGCATCCCCGTCCACCTCCCCCCGGAGGTCCGGGTGCGCGCCGCCCGGGCCGCCTTGACGCCGAAGGCGCGCTCCGCTCCCGCGCAGGCGCCTGCCCCCGTCGTTTCCAACAACGGCGCCTTGCCCACCCTCAAGGAGTTTCGCGAGACCACCACCGCGGAGTACCTGAGCGCCCTGGTCCAGACCGCCGGGCGCGACCCGCGAAACGCCTGCCGCGTCTCGGGTCTCTCCCGCTCAAGGCTCTACGAGCTGCTGCAGAAGCACGAGCTCTCCCTGGGTGCGTAG
- a CDS encoding response regulator, with protein MSGNLRVLLVDDNPDDRLLTVRALAREFPDTSFREVGDPVSLEAALEGEPPGLVITDYHLRWTDGLAVLQAAKVRWPECPVIMFTGTGTEEVAVEAMKSGLDDYVLKSPKHFIRLPAVVRLTLERARQRRKVREAERAALVQGELLRQLVDAVPLGIALLGPDGEIRTANPRARELLPLLAEDLEAPGPRVEGLAGVSLQALAAPPEAGTEHHQLTVGDGAPRHFAALACPLRDGDALQGWVLALWEETRERELRERAAGQDRMAAVGLLAGGIAHDFNNVLTVISATAELALLTQETSGPVRRALDDILRASDRAAGLTRQLLAFARRQVLHPRLLSLNEVVSGLEKLLRTLLGEGVELATVLALDLHPVLADPVQMEQVLLNLAANARDAMPQGGTLTIATSNADLGEDFASTHPGSAPGPHVCLEVWDTGPGIPGHVLPHVFEPFVTTKAPGKGTGLGLSTVYGIVKQSGGSVYAENRPGTGAVVRIYLPRAEGKASCVVPAGARQEPRGGSETILAAEDDPAVRSVLLRGLEPLGYTVLTAAQGDEALALARAHSGTIDLLVTDAVMPGMSGFELAARLMQERPGLRVLYISGHPRDTSGDLGLPPGAPFLAKPFPLSNLARAVREVLDR; from the coding sequence GTGAGCGGGAACCTGCGGGTGCTCCTGGTCGACGACAACCCCGACGACCGGCTCCTGACGGTGCGGGCCCTGGCCCGGGAGTTCCCCGACACCTCTTTCCGGGAGGTGGGCGACCCGGTGTCCCTGGAGGCGGCGCTCGAGGGCGAGCCGCCCGGCCTCGTCATCACCGACTACCACCTGCGCTGGACCGACGGCCTGGCGGTGCTCCAGGCCGCCAAGGTCCGATGGCCCGAGTGCCCGGTGATCATGTTCACGGGCACCGGTACCGAGGAGGTGGCGGTGGAGGCCATGAAGTCGGGCCTCGACGACTACGTGCTCAAGTCCCCCAAGCACTTCATCCGGCTCCCGGCCGTGGTGCGGCTCACCCTGGAGCGGGCGCGCCAACGCCGGAAGGTGCGGGAGGCGGAACGGGCGGCCCTGGTGCAGGGCGAGCTCCTGCGCCAGCTCGTGGACGCCGTTCCCCTAGGCATCGCGCTCCTGGGACCCGACGGGGAGATCCGCACGGCGAATCCACGGGCGCGGGAGCTCCTGCCCCTGCTGGCAGAGGATTTGGAGGCGCCGGGCCCCAGGGTCGAGGGGCTGGCCGGGGTTTCCCTCCAGGCGCTGGCCGCGCCCCCCGAAGCAGGCACGGAGCACCACCAACTCACCGTCGGAGACGGCGCACCGCGCCATTTCGCGGCGTTGGCCTGCCCGCTGCGCGATGGCGACGCCCTTCAGGGCTGGGTGCTGGCCCTCTGGGAGGAGACCCGCGAGCGCGAGCTCCGGGAGCGGGCCGCCGGCCAGGACCGGATGGCCGCCGTGGGGCTGCTTGCCGGCGGGATCGCCCACGACTTCAACAACGTGCTCACGGTCATCTCGGCGACCGCCGAGCTGGCCCTGCTCACGCAGGAGACTTCCGGTCCCGTGCGGCGGGCCTTGGACGACATCCTGCGCGCGTCCGACCGGGCCGCCGGCCTCACCCGCCAGCTCCTGGCCTTCGCGCGCCGCCAGGTGCTCCACCCGCGCCTCCTCAGCCTCAATGAGGTCGTCTCCGGCCTGGAGAAGCTGCTGCGCACCCTCCTGGGGGAAGGTGTGGAGCTCGCAACCGTCCTTGCACTGGATCTCCACCCGGTCCTCGCGGACCCCGTGCAGATGGAGCAGGTGCTCCTGAACCTGGCTGCGAACGCCCGGGACGCCATGCCCCAGGGCGGCACCCTGACCATCGCCACGTCGAACGCCGACCTGGGGGAGGATTTTGCCTCCACCCATCCCGGTTCCGCCCCGGGACCCCACGTGTGCCTCGAGGTGTGGGATACGGGCCCGGGCATTCCGGGTCACGTCCTGCCCCACGTCTTCGAGCCCTTCGTGACCACCAAGGCGCCGGGCAAGGGGACCGGGCTTGGGCTCTCCACGGTGTACGGCATCGTCAAGCAGAGCGGCGGAAGCGTGTACGCCGAGAACCGGCCGGGCACAGGGGCCGTCGTCCGCATCTACCTGCCCCGGGCCGAGGGCAAGGCCTCCTGCGTTGTCCCGGCTGGGGCTCGGCAGGAACCGCGCGGGGGCAGCGAGACCATCCTCGCCGCCGAGGACGACCCGGCGGTCCGCTCCGTCCTGCTCCGGGGGCTCGAGCCGCTGGGGTACACGGTGCTCACGGCCGCGCAGGGAGACGAGGCTTTGGCCCTGGCTCGGGCCCACTCGGGCACCATCGACCTCCTCGTCACCGACGCGGTCATGCCGGGGATGAGCGGCTTCGAGCTGGCCGCCCGCCTCATGCAGGAGCGCCCCGGCCTTCGAGTGCTCTACATCTCTGGCCATCCCCGCGATACCTCCGGGGACCTCGGCCTTCCGCCCGGTGCGCCCTTCCTCGCCAAGCCCTTCCCCCTCTCCAACCTGGCCCGCGCGGTACGGGAGGTGTTGGACCGCTAG
- a CDS encoding ATP-binding protein: protein MSAREPDPIPQGLRRTQRALAGALFLCVALAALLLGREFASWREAAERELIRLAAQVQRETENYFTGYEELFLALAETECVRRRHGPECSALFARLQRLLPHAVNIAAVEADGRFFASGRPFGAAGPPDVGELPFFRALAAGAPRYVMDPHTGPVSAEEVIGLVVPLRPPPAGDGSEVPAGFGGLIGTSIRLSELSAAWSAVSVPPGLSVAVADRRGRILYASRGSPLVAGTALSQVPGLESLALGKAGGARVRLGEHDLAVRAAPVDIAEWLVLAIGAPGDSLGAYLRHTPLVWQMGVPIALLALLGVLFSWREVRAYRALAASEAELRRHRDDLEAFAYTVAHDLRAPLRAMSGFAQALREDFGDRLGEEGRDYAGRVVEGARRMDALVEDLLQYSRLARADLSAAPVDLGGAVQAAVADAAPLGQRGFVTVEGPFPSILAHEAALRQVIANLVSNALKFVPPDREPRVRVRGEERDSRVRLWVEDNGIGIASEHRERIFRVFERLHRAEEYPGTGIGLAIVERAIVRMGGAVGVESEPGQGSRFWVELPGA from the coding sequence GTGAGTGCCCGGGAGCCAGACCCGATCCCCCAGGGGCTGCGCCGCACCCAGCGGGCGCTGGCCGGGGCCCTGTTCCTGTGCGTCGCCCTCGCGGCGCTGCTCCTGGGCCGGGAGTTCGCCTCCTGGCGGGAGGCGGCGGAGCGGGAGCTGATCCGGCTGGCCGCGCAGGTCCAGCGGGAGACGGAGAACTACTTCACCGGCTACGAGGAGCTCTTCCTTGCCCTAGCGGAGACCGAGTGCGTCCGCCGGCGCCACGGCCCCGAGTGCAGCGCCCTGTTTGCCCGCCTCCAGCGCCTCCTTCCCCATGCCGTGAACATCGCCGCGGTGGAGGCCGACGGGAGGTTCTTCGCGTCGGGCAGGCCCTTTGGGGCCGCCGGGCCCCCGGACGTCGGGGAGCTGCCGTTCTTCCGGGCCCTGGCGGCGGGGGCCCCCCGGTACGTCATGGACCCCCACACCGGTCCCGTCAGCGCAGAGGAGGTCATCGGCCTCGTGGTCCCCCTGCGCCCCCCGCCGGCGGGGGACGGCAGCGAGGTGCCTGCCGGCTTCGGCGGCCTCATCGGCACGTCGATCCGGCTTTCCGAGCTCTCTGCCGCGTGGTCGGCGGTGTCGGTCCCTCCCGGACTCTCCGTAGCGGTGGCGGATCGCCGGGGCCGCATCCTGTATGCCTCGCGGGGGTCTCCCCTCGTTGCCGGCACCGCGCTCTCTCAGGTGCCGGGCCTGGAATCCCTCGCCCTGGGCAAGGCCGGAGGGGCCCGCGTCCGGCTCGGGGAGCACGACCTCGCCGTGCGGGCCGCCCCGGTGGACATCGCCGAGTGGCTCGTGCTCGCCATCGGAGCGCCCGGGGACAGCCTGGGGGCGTATCTGCGACACACGCCCCTGGTCTGGCAGATGGGCGTCCCCATCGCACTTCTCGCCCTCCTGGGAGTCCTTTTCTCCTGGCGCGAGGTCCGGGCCTACCGCGCCCTGGCCGCCAGCGAAGCCGAGCTCCGGCGGCACCGGGACGACCTGGAGGCCTTCGCCTACACCGTCGCCCACGATCTGCGGGCGCCCCTTCGGGCCATGAGCGGCTTCGCCCAGGCCCTGCGCGAGGACTTCGGGGATCGGCTCGGGGAGGAAGGGCGCGACTACGCGGGGCGCGTGGTGGAAGGGGCGAGGCGCATGGACGCGCTGGTGGAGGATCTCTTGCAGTACAGCCGGCTGGCGCGGGCAGACCTCTCGGCCGCCCCCGTGGACTTGGGGGGTGCGGTGCAAGCGGCTGTGGCGGACGCCGCGCCCCTCGGGCAGCGCGGGTTCGTGACGGTAGAGGGCCCGTTTCCTTCCATTCTCGCCCACGAGGCCGCCTTGCGCCAGGTCATCGCCAATCTCGTCTCCAATGCCCTCAAGTTCGTCCCCCCGGATCGGGAGCCCCGGGTGAGGGTGCGGGGAGAGGAACGGGACAGCCGGGTGCGCCTGTGGGTGGAGGACAACGGCATCGGCATCGCCTCCGAGCACCGGGAGCGCATCTTCCGCGTCTTCGAGCGCCTCCACCGCGCCGAGGAGTACCCCGGCACCGGCATCGGCCTGGCCATCGTCGAGCGGGCCATCGTGCGGATGGGAGGAGCGGTGGGGGTCGAGTCCGAGCCCGGCCAGGGGAGCCGGTTCTGGGTGGAGCTGCCCGGGGCATGA
- the speA gene encoding biosynthetic arginine decarboxylase → MKSKTLEQLYDKWTVAKARDLYGIDNWGAGYFRINPAGEVCVCPDASRPDASASLLQIVRGLRERGQDLPVLLRFEDILASRIRLLNKTFAATMKNYGYQGGFRGVFPIKVNQQQQVIEEITTFGKRYHHGLEAGSKAELIAAMAYLDDPEALLICNGYKDEHFLRLVLHARMVGLNCVCVVETLNELPVVLRLSREMGVRPVIGVRIKLSTSASGHWKESGGDRSVFGLSSSQVIEVVDLLKAEGMLDCLQLLHYHLGSQIPNIRQIRTGLMEACRTYVGLIQEGAPMGMLDLGGGLAVDYDGSHTNFSSSCNYSLDEYCRDVVEVVQEIMDETGTPHPTIVTESGRATVAYYSVLIFNVLDASRFSGDESLPEIPEEAASITQNIHEAAANVREKNLQEVYHDAIYYRDEARELFKRGQMSIRERALVERIFWYAMQRIQRVLGGMRYVPDDFEGLAEAMSDIYYGNMSVFQSLPDVWAIDQILPVMPIHRLDEPPTRQAIISDITCDSDGKIDRFIDLQDVARTLPLHALKNGEEYLVGVFLVGAYQETLGDLHNLIGDTNVASVRMGDNGEIEYVRELDGDSVGDVLSYVEYDPRELMNRFREKAERAVREGLINGHQRRTLTAAYEAGMRGYTYYGSDGNGG, encoded by the coding sequence ATGAAATCGAAGACCCTGGAGCAGCTCTACGACAAGTGGACCGTGGCCAAGGCCCGGGACCTCTACGGCATCGACAACTGGGGGGCCGGGTATTTCAGGATCAACCCGGCCGGAGAGGTCTGCGTGTGCCCCGACGCCTCGCGGCCCGACGCCTCGGCGAGCCTCTTGCAGATCGTCCGCGGGCTGCGGGAGCGCGGGCAGGATCTGCCCGTGCTCCTGCGGTTCGAGGACATCCTGGCCTCGCGGATCCGGCTCCTGAACAAGACCTTCGCCGCCACCATGAAGAACTACGGGTACCAGGGCGGCTTCCGGGGGGTCTTCCCCATCAAGGTGAACCAGCAGCAGCAGGTCATCGAGGAGATCACCACCTTCGGCAAGCGCTACCACCACGGGCTCGAGGCCGGAAGCAAGGCCGAGCTCATTGCCGCGATGGCCTACCTGGACGACCCGGAGGCTCTGCTCATCTGCAACGGGTACAAGGACGAGCACTTCCTGCGCCTGGTCCTCCACGCGCGCATGGTGGGGCTGAACTGCGTGTGCGTGGTGGAAACCTTGAACGAGCTCCCGGTGGTGCTGCGCCTCTCACGGGAAATGGGTGTCCGGCCGGTGATCGGGGTGCGCATCAAGCTCTCGACCTCCGCGAGCGGCCACTGGAAGGAGTCGGGGGGGGACCGCAGCGTGTTCGGGCTGAGCTCGTCCCAGGTGATCGAGGTGGTGGATCTGCTCAAGGCCGAGGGCATGCTCGACTGCCTCCAGCTCCTCCACTACCACCTGGGGTCCCAGATCCCCAACATCCGCCAGATCCGCACGGGGCTCATGGAGGCGTGCCGCACCTACGTGGGGCTCATCCAGGAGGGCGCCCCCATGGGGATGCTCGACCTGGGCGGGGGGCTGGCGGTGGACTACGACGGCTCCCACACCAACTTCTCGTCGAGCTGCAACTACTCCCTGGACGAGTACTGCCGCGACGTGGTGGAGGTGGTCCAGGAGATCATGGACGAGACGGGCACCCCCCACCCCACCATCGTCACCGAGTCGGGGCGGGCCACGGTGGCCTACTACTCGGTGCTCATCTTCAACGTGCTCGACGCGAGCCGCTTTTCGGGCGACGAATCCCTGCCCGAGATCCCCGAGGAGGCGGCGTCCATCACCCAGAACATCCACGAGGCCGCGGCCAACGTGCGGGAAAAGAACCTCCAGGAGGTCTACCACGACGCCATCTACTACCGCGACGAGGCCCGCGAGCTCTTCAAGCGCGGCCAGATGAGCATCCGGGAGCGTGCGCTGGTGGAGCGGATCTTCTGGTACGCCATGCAGCGCATCCAGCGGGTGCTCGGCGGCATGCGCTACGTGCCCGACGATTTCGAGGGCCTGGCCGAGGCCATGAGCGACATCTACTACGGCAACATGAGCGTCTTCCAGTCCCTGCCCGACGTGTGGGCCATCGACCAGATCCTCCCGGTCATGCCCATCCACCGGCTCGACGAGCCCCCCACGCGCCAGGCCATCATCTCGGACATCACTTGCGACAGCGACGGGAAGATCGACCGGTTCATCGACCTCCAGGACGTGGCCCGCACCCTGCCGCTGCACGCCCTCAAGAACGGCGAGGAGTACCTGGTGGGGGTGTTCCTGGTGGGGGCCTACCAGGAGACCCTGGGGGACCTGCACAACCTCATCGGCGACACCAACGTGGCCAGCGTGCGCATGGGGGACAACGGCGAGATCGAGTACGTGCGCGAGCTCGACGGCGACTCGGTGGGCGACGTGCTCTCCTACGTGGAGTACGACCCCCGGGAGCTCATGAACCGCTTCCGGGAGAAAGCCGAGCGGGCCGTGCGCGAAGGCCTCATCAACGGCCACCAGCGCCGCACGCTCACCGCAGCCTACGAAGCGGGGATGCGCGGCTACACCTACTACGGCTCCGACGGCAACGGGGGGTAG
- a CDS encoding HEPN domain-containing protein yields MADAKGQLVRGWLSKALRDLAAAQRLAEGPEPFFDTAVYHCQQAAEKAVKAYLTWRDRRFDKTHDVRLLMALAASLEPRLKVWLDAADRLTPYAIAFRYPGDVMEPSAEDYGDAVAAADGICRAILEVLPLTLHP; encoded by the coding sequence ATGGCCGACGCCAAGGGGCAGCTCGTGCGAGGGTGGCTGAGCAAGGCCCTGCGTGACCTGGCTGCTGCGCAGCGACTCGCCGAGGGACCCGAACCCTTTTTCGACACCGCCGTCTATCACTGCCAGCAGGCCGCCGAGAAGGCGGTGAAGGCCTATCTCACCTGGCGGGACCGGCGATTTGACAAGACCCACGACGTCCGCCTCCTCATGGCCCTGGCCGCCTCGTTGGAGCCCCGCCTGAAGGTCTGGCTCGATGCCGCGGATCGCCTCACCCCTTACGCCATTGCGTTCCGCTATCCAGGGGACGTGATGGAGCCATCCGCTGAGGACTACGGTGATGCAGTCGCGGCAGCCGATGGCATTTGTCGCGCGATTCTAGAGGTGCTTCCGCTCACCCTCCACCCGTGA